ACGTCCATGTGCCCAAAGTCAAGCCATGACATAAGGTGGTTGCAATGTGTAATGGTTGGCACACTGTACTCTGGATCATGCAGTTTCAGACAAACCTGCTGACGACACAATGAATCGCTTGAAGAATGAGAATTAACCCAATGTGGCATGATCTTGTAACATTCTCAAGGTAAAGGCTGACAATCACTGATGGTGGTCAGTTTGGCAGTGCCCATTTTTACTTATTCCAGCAACTATAATACACTACAATTTACAGTTGTAGtgtattgtgtttctgtgtaagaAGATGTTTCACAAAAGCCCAATCGCTGTTGtatggtgtaatggttagcactcCAGACTTATCAGATTATTGAGTCTCACTCTATGTGCGTGACAGTTGGCAGGTTTTTACATGTAAGGATGAAAACAGAATTTGGAGTGAGCACATTTCCACCGTGGAACAGAAATTTACTGAGAATGATGAGTAATCAAATCATACAACATGTCAATGAGTTTGAGCACAGACTTTTTATTACAACTATCATCTTATATGGATTATGAAACTTTTCCTGCATTAAATGTAACTGATACATGTGCTTGTTTTGAATACCATGATATTCAGCAAAGGGCACTCAGCTCTACCTCATTAAGAACTGAATTAAAACCAAaaactgcttctttttctgtgaTTAGTCCCCCTTCATTGTTTTTCACCaatacaaacaaatgttttacctactgtggagttttgttttaaaatgtaaagtttactAAAATATAGAAtgtctttaaaactgttttaaagtaTAAAATTTAGGACAAGTCGGacaaacatgattaaaaaaaaatcaaactcaAATGTGTGCGCATGCGCAGTTGCAGGCCAGGCAACACGCTACCAGTCATGTGACAATAACAAACCTCCCTGCTCTGGTGACGTCAGACGTactacttcaaaataaaacgaaATGTGTGATTTTGCAACAATTTGCTTACCTACAATGTTTGTGTATATGCTTAAGACCAAAGGATAAAATGATATGTTTTATCTCTGTCATAACACTGTGACAGAACTGCGGTTTTCAACATATGAACGATTTTATCCTGGATGTTTAGCTTTCCGCTTCCGCTCTTCACCGTAGCTAGCTTGACTTAAGTCTCCGCCGCTTGTTAGCAGGTTAAAAGTCCGCAGCACAGACTGAAGTCGGGGTCGTCGGCTACTGCAGATAAACTAGCATGGCTCCGCTCAAGTTCTGTGCCAATATTTCCTGGCTTTTCACGGACCTGCCTGACTTCAGCCAGAGAATCTACGCGGCTGCCTCGGCGGGTTTTCAGGCTGTGGAGGCAGCCTGGCTCTACGAGTCCGACCTGCAGGAGCTACAGAGGGCTAGAGAGGCTACAGGGGTGGAGGTGGTCCTCATCAACACCCCACCTGGTTAGCACCAGCTGTTCATGCTGAAGTGGTTAATGATTACTAGCTAGCTGTTATTGACGGAATGTGTGCTTTTCAGGAGACGTAAAGACAGGCGATCTTGGTCTTGGAGCAGTTCCTGGAAGAGAAGCAGAGTTCAGACAGGGTCTTGATCTGGCTTTGAAGTATGCAAAAGCTTTGGACTGCAAAAGGTGAAGCTCAGTGGACACCCTGAAATCGAAACAGGCTctgtgtataaaaatgtttgtatttccATCATGGTTCATACATTATTTTTGACCAAACCCTTCTGTGAAAGCTACAGTCTTCTTTAAGCACGTGTCTAATGCATTGTAGTGGTGTACAGAGCCATGATGATAAAACTGTGTCCAAGTCAGATAATTCAGATAGATACCTGACCGAACTTCAGTCGATAGAGTGAGCGGCTGGTTTGATTTCTGGTTCATCCTGGCCATATGttaaagtgtccttggacaagacagtGAAACTCCATACTAGTGTCCAACAATAATGTCctatgaaaaacaataaaatatatccCCCAAAAAGAAGATCAtccaaatgttaatgttttcccTGTGCATCATGtagcaaacaaagaaaaagaaaaaaactgggTAACTTGTTGAACATCTATTGTTAACGTTAGGTTAACGTTTTCTAACATTTTCAACATGCTTCACTACCCCATTACCAGGATCCACCTGATGGCAGGGAGGGTTCCCATGGGCTCACACAGACCTACAGTTGCCAAGGAGATGGAAGCCATCTTTGTGCAGAACCTAAACTATGCTGCTGATATCCTTTCAAAGGCAAGTGACCTTTgctctccaacacacacagacaacatcaGCTAGTTGGTAATACTAGCTATTCCCCCTCTTCAAAATTCAAGAGTgatccaataataataattaaaaataagtaataataataatctgataTTAGAATACATCAGTTTAATATCACACCACTCTGAATAAACAATACCGTGAAATGTCACGTCCTCACAGGAGGGCATCACCGGTTTGATTGAACCAATCAACACAAGGATCACAGATCCTAGGTATTTCCTGGACTCTCCTCATCAAGGTAAGACACTGAGGCAACTGTGTAAATGTACAACTCTCAGTACTGTTGacattgaaacacacacattggtttgttgctgttgttgtaaaaGTCAGGCAGATAAGTACATTGTTGTTAGGGAATAAGAAAACCTTGTTGATTTTAAAGGACAACTCTGGTTTGGTTCAGTCTTTGTAATTTAAAGTAGTTTGTAATTCATCAGTGGTAGAAATTTGGTTTGTGTGGCAGGAGCTGGCTGTCTGACCTGTTGAACAGACTCAGTATGACATTACACCTGGCTATGCACATGGAAGCTATTGGTTATTACATTGTGACTATTTTATTGGACATTTTCAATTAACTTTTATATTcctgtttttacagtacatatcCAGAAAATTAAGTTGTAGTATATGGCAAATTGGTTAAATTTTAACCTGATTAGGCTCACTGGCTTGCTGCCAACATACAGTTACATCCATAAATGACGAAATGATGACACATTCCTTGCAATAACCATGTTTAGTGTGGCAATAACCATACACCAAACTATATCAAATAATATCTCTACTATACTATCACAATAGTGAGTAATATTGAGCTTGGCAGAGATGATGCtgagctgtgtgagtgtggcTACCTGCCAGGAGTATTGTCTCAGCTCATCTTCAGTTTTGTGTCTGTAGCGGCTGAAATCCTGGAGAAGGTCGGAAAGTCGAACATCAAGCTGCAAATGGTGGGTGCAttgtaaatgtgtattaatgtgaagattaaaaaaacataacatcatGATGGAACTAAGCAAATGTCTCAACTGTTTCAGGACGTCTTTCACTGGCAAATAATGGATGGAAACCTgacacaaaacatacacaagTATTTCCCTATAATTGGTGAGTATAAATAATTAGGTAATAATACTATTCGCAATTATACATTTGACAATATTATAACTCTTTTTAGGACACATGAATACAGAATGACAGCAGCACTACCACTGGAAATGTAGTTAAATCTTTCAGCCATGGTGACTGCCAGTAAACTAATCTCGTCTAAGTTTCATATCTCTAAAaccacctgctctctctcctatctttttatttattttattttgaagcctCCATCCCATTAAGACCTTTAGATATTTTAGCATTGGTACAGTATTTAGCCTTTAATACAGTTAATGGTTTTGAATAATTTCATAGTAGACAAAGTGAATTAGACTTAAACATATGAATCTCCCAGCATCTCTTTAGTTTCTGGTttgtctctggtttctggtccataattttggaaaaataatacactgtgaaatgtttaaactCTGAAATGTGATTGttgctcattttgaatttggtGCCAGAAGTATGTTTCTAAGACGTTTGCGCCGGACTAGAAAGATTGTGTAACTCAAAAAAAAATGGTGGAACATCTTATGGTCAGGTTGACTCACAGGTCAGCATTGTGACATTGTATAAACAAGTATCTCAGTAAGGCTGAGTATTTAGAAGTACTGAACCACTCTGTTAATGACTGCATGGGCAAATCGTTCTACAAGCTAAGCATCATCACTCTCAATGTCATTTTTTGTGGTTCATAACATTATTAAAAGATTCCAGAGAACATAAATTCAGAAGACATTTGCTATACTTTAaacagttttgaggtactttTACTCCACGGCTGTACAGTTGTGAGAGAAACATTGTGCTTTTATTGAACATCATTATTCATCATTTCATTGCACATCATTATGACTCAAGAAAACCGATTGATTTTGCTTTTAAGGACTACCACTGAGAATGTGTCTTCTGTTATTGCTAGCAGTCTGTTCTTGTTCCACCTAACCACTATTCCACCTGTGTTTCCAGCAATCCCTCATCAAATGTGAGACAGAAGggtctgttttttttcagttaacCTTTATTGGTAATCACAGATGCAAACAGTTTTAGTATGAGACAATATGATATAGTACGGTGCAATGTGATACAATATTCGGTACTTTATAGTCCCTATGGGGAAATGTTTCCTGGGCTACCGCTGCTGCAGTGCATTGTCAATGTATCAGGGAACTATAAAATAGTTCAAGTTCCATAGGACTGTTGCCAATCTCCCTGGACATGGCTGCAGCAAAAAAAGATaagaggtgaaatccaaggtcaaggtacatcagtgtcagatcacaccatcaaTCACTGTTTAGCCAAAGTGTAGTTAAAGGAAGGCAACTGAGGAGGACTCTACTGCTGAAAGTGAATCAtaacaaagcaagaaaatacaTATTGACAAGCTTTTGGGAGATAGATGACACAAAACTCTGTGAACGAGTTGCATCAGCTCtgtgttcacagatgcaaaaaaagaacactgtaccttTTATATTCTGGAGCCAAATGTGCAGCCCATGAGTCAGAATGCTTAGTCTCAGTCACAGGTCATGGGTAATAACctaaacacagctaaaaacaaagAACCAgaaatttgttttacaaaaagaCTAAAAGAGAAATCAGACTGAAAGATAAAAAATCTACTTACAGTAAATTGGTTGTCAGAATTCATATAGTTTAGTAGAATTTTGAAATGTAGTATTCCTGACCTTATTGATTGGAGGTGTGAAGTGGTAAAGTGCTAAATCGTGGACCTGTGAAAGtaatttgttttctgctacTGTTGACTGTGAGTGGGCAGACATGTTTAGTTATGTTGTGAACTGGGGTTAAGATTACACTCCTGTAAGGTAAAAActcacaaagaaaagaaaagcactgtctttttttttttgtttttttttaattatttttttggcCACTTTGGTGCAATAGAGCATGTTGTTAGTACAACATCCACATGTTACATCACATTATAAAGCTGACACTGCGAGTGTCAGAGAACTGTTGCCAGCAGAGACACAATACATCACCAGTCATTAGTCACTGTTTGTGTACAGCTGATTAAATATCTGTCTCTCTTCTGCTAAGTGCTCCACAATGTTCAGCAGCTAGGCTCTAACTATGTCCAGGTAAACCCCCTGCATCAACTCATTTGAGCTTTACTCTAAACTTGAACTCTAAAAGTCCAAATTAAGTCAGTTTCTGTTTGCGATTTGTGTACCGTCTTCACTTTGAGATTTTACCTGAAATCACAGACTTTCAATCTGATTTAGTTATTAGTACAGATGAAGTCATCATAGTGGGTGAATATAACATTAATACggtatattaatatattaagatgttgatgataactgtcTCGACACTGCATTTAATACACTGCTAGACTCCATTGGTTtaactcaaaatgtaaataaacccacttaatctgtttttttaatttttcagatatttataaatatgattgatttatatataatttttatgcaatctaaatattaaatattattattattattaatttacatttccCACGGATGTTTTATCACTAAAAGAGAAATTAGAAAACTATGTCATTaaacacttgtgttttattGGTCAAATCGTGTCACTTTTGCACCACTTAACTGCAGTGTCTGATTGAGCTCAGATAAAGCCTCTGTAGTATTACAGGTGACTGACAGAAGTCTGAAAGGAagtgtctgcctgtctctctgacatctctgcctggatgagaaaaagacaccttcaacttaacattcccaagactgaagtcttgttcttccctgccagaccttcaactcaacacaacatcagcattaacattggatctgtgGTGACTGTCTCCCcgctaagtcagccagaaacctgggggtcatcattgatgaccagctgaccttcacggaacacatcgccacagtcgctaggtcgtgtagatatgccctccacaacatcagaaagatcagaccctacctgacggagtacacgacccaactcattcTACAGGCGTagatcttatctcgcctggattactgcaatgcagtgctgatgggtttaccgggatccacgaccaaacccctccaaatgatccaaaatgcagcagcacgcctcattttcaatcaaccaaaaaggtctcatgtcacaccgctcttcagatctttgcactggcttcctatggctgcaaggatcaggttcaaagctttgtctcttgcctacagagtggtcaactccacagctccatcttatctcagttcaatcattcaggtctacatcccctcccgtccagTGCGCTCGACCGGTGAACAGcatctggtggtaccagcaccacacagtcgacaccaagaaaaactgttcagctcagtgatcccacgatggtggaatgagctgcctatctctgcacactcagccacctcactagcaatctttaaaaaactgctgaaaaccaaaaaaaaaaaaaaaaaaaaaacttttctgctctttcgttctcacatctcttgaaacagaaacacttttttgacagcactttgctttgatgtttttttcttcttgacttagattttgtttgcttgccttgttcctcacttgtaagtcgctttggataaaagcatctgctaaatgactaaatgtaatgtaaatgttgtttctcaGGTCACGTTCAGGTCGCTCAGGTTCCAGGCAGGAATGAGCCTGACAGTAATGGAGAGCTAAACTACAGCTACCTGTTCAACACACTGGAAAACTACAATTACCAGGGATACATTGGCTGCGAATACAAACCATTGGGTGAGTGTGGTGTTCATTTTGTTAATTCTGGAacccagtttaaaaaaaatacatttatcctaatttcatttcactttagGCTCCACAAAAGAGGGTCTGGGTTGGATCAGAGATTACTGGATTCACAGCAAGTGATGAGCACAGTGAGGAGACACAGCACAGAAGTGCCCACCTGTTTCATTAATGAATtctgaaacaaataaaatgttgctaTGAATAGTAAACGTCACTTGAACCCATCACATTGTTCCAcagaacaatgacccaaaactcATCTCCAGGCTCTGTTACCAAGAAAGAGAATAATGTAGAGCAGAGAAATACCTCTGATAGAAACCTGATAAAActccaaacaaaaaaagtgtaaaGATTTGCAAGactaattgagacctatccacatAGAATGTGAATGCAGCCAAAGGTGGATCTGCTAAATACTGAGCTGAAGAGagtgaatattaatgcacacagatttcaccttatatatttttatttaattggtAAACATGCTCTACGTGTGCTCTTACATACACGTTGATGTGATCTAGCAGCATCTACTAAACACTGAAAGCATTTCAATAACCACAGTCGTAACCAAACATGAGATCTGTGGAAGAATTTGTACTGCTGCAGGATACTTACAGCACAGGGAAAAAAATCTGTTCAGCCTTCCTGTCTGAATGAATAGATGAAGTATAAACATAGTTATTTGGATGATGTTTAATTTGAGCAGAAGTTAATGCTATTGGTTGTACTGGCCTAAGGAGTAACGCTCACATTGCAGCTCGAGATTGTGTTGTGTAAGGGTTGTTCAAGTAACACTCTCAAACACAACAATATGTGAAACAGACCTTGCATAGCTCCACATGTCCATGTTTGAGTATTTGTGTGAACTATGTCTGGGGCCTTGGTTTGtcaactgctgctgtttgctgtgttcaATGGCAGTACTGACTGCAGATAATTTGTGCTGTGAGGTGTTTGGAGACTGTTcagagtgtaggtcatttgTATATCACGAGGCGTTCAGGTACAGTTCAGACTGTGCGTcttctacaaaaacaaaataaaaacccagCCATAGTATAAAAATGTATGTCTAAATCTTGTGCCTGGCAGAAGGCACAAGATGTTCAGGTCTGCACTGTATGTCAGCACTTGTGTTCAGCTTTCTGCAGTCTGAGCTGCTCCATGATCCAATTACAAACAGTGGTGAGCATTCTGAAATACAGTGtcatgaaaaagtatgtggaccttttggttttctgcatgaatgtgtcgtaaaatgtgatctgatcttcaggTCTCCCAACATCAGAACAAATATTGGACTGGAGTCGgacttttgtgtctttttgtacCGTTTTTTTgagaatgtatttttaaaataaacttaagtCAGTGGTTCAGCTTTCACATTTTAGCTGCTCAGTTAATCTGTAACACTTTATGATGAAGTTACAAAATTATCTTGAATTTATGCACAAAAAATGATGAATTTATATATGTAATGCTTTGTGAACTTTCAAGACTAAACAGTAATTAGTATGCCATGCCTCAATGAAGACCAAGCCATTCATAAATGCAACAAGTAATGTATTTTAATCTACCTGACATGAGTTATTATGGGTTTAagcccatttaaaaaaataaataaatgatagtTCCTTTGTGTTAATCTGTGTATTGTGAACATATATTTTAGGCTGATTAAAACAT
This genomic window from Anabas testudineus chromosome 4, fAnaTes1.2, whole genome shotgun sequence contains:
- the hyi gene encoding putative hydroxypyruvate isomerase produces the protein MAPLKFCANISWLFTDLPDFSQRIYAAASAGFQAVEAAWLYESDLQELQRAREATGVEVVLINTPPGDVKTGDLGLGAVPGREAEFRQGLDLALKYAKALDCKRIHLMAGRVPMGSHRPTVAKEMEAIFVQNLNYAADILSKEGITGLIEPINTRITDPRYFLDSPHQAAEILEKVGKSNIKLQMDVFHWQIMDGNLTQNIHKYFPIIGHVQVAQVPGRNEPDSNGELNYSYLFNTLENYNYQGYIGCEYKPLGSTKEGLGWIRDYWIHSK